Proteins from a genomic interval of Clostridium sp. 'deep sea':
- a CDS encoding rod shape-determining protein, whose product MSFLNSFSKDISIDLGTANTLVYVHGKGIVLQEPSVIAIRKNTGEIMAVGNDAKKMIGRTPGNITAIRPLVDGVIADFDVTQKMIADFIKKVYKNRGFVKPRVVVCVPCGITEVEERAVKEAVVQAGAREALTIEEPMAAAIGANLPVMEAEGNLVIDIGGGTTEVALISLGGIVKFRSVRVGGDKMDEAIISYIKRNFNLAIGARTAENIKISIGSAIPVENEENIEMNVRGRDLLTGLPKTIQVTSKDIREALDWCIESIIDAVKFTLERTPPELAADLMDRGLLLSGGGSLLKGLDIRISETTHMPVFLAENPLTAVAIGAGKYLDYVSKGKKSEK is encoded by the coding sequence ATGAGTTTTTTAAACAGTTTTTCGAAAGATATTAGTATAGATTTAGGAACTGCCAATACTCTAGTGTATGTACATGGTAAGGGTATTGTCTTACAAGAGCCTTCAGTTATAGCAATAAGAAAAAACACCGGAGAGATAATGGCTGTAGGAAACGATGCCAAAAAAATGATTGGTAGAACTCCTGGTAACATAACAGCAATAAGACCTTTGGTAGATGGTGTAATAGCAGACTTTGATGTTACCCAAAAAATGATTGCTGACTTTATAAAAAAAGTTTATAAAAATAGAGGATTTGTAAAACCACGAGTAGTGGTGTGTGTACCATGTGGAATCACAGAGGTAGAAGAGCGTGCCGTGAAAGAGGCTGTTGTTCAAGCCGGTGCACGAGAGGCCTTAACAATAGAAGAACCTATGGCTGCAGCAATTGGAGCTAATTTGCCAGTTATGGAAGCAGAAGGTAATTTGGTAATAGATATAGGCGGTGGAACAACTGAGGTTGCCTTAATATCACTTGGAGGCATTGTTAAGTTTCGTTCTGTACGTGTTGGCGGAGATAAGATGGACGAAGCCATAATTAGTTATATTAAACGTAACTTTAACTTAGCCATAGGTGCCAGAACTGCAGAAAATATTAAGATAAGTATTGGTTCAGCAATACCCGTAGAAAACGAAGAGAATATTGAAATGAATGTAAGGGGTAGAGATTTACTTACAGGATTACCTAAAACAATACAGGTCACTTCAAAAGATATTAGAGAAGCCCTTGACTGGTGTATAGAGTCAATAATTGATGCTGTAAAATTTACTCTTGAACGTACCCCACCTGAATTAGCCGCGGATTTAATGGATAGAGGTTTACTACTAAGTGGTGGTGGATCATTACTAAAAGGTTTAGACATACGCATAAGTGAGACTACTCATATGCCTGTGTTTTTAGCCGAAAACCCTTTAACTGCAGTAGCTATTGGAGCTGGTAAATATTTAGATTATGTTTCAAAGGGTAAAAAATCTGAAAAATAA
- the radC gene encoding DNA repair protein RadC — translation MASKEIAQNMHYTIKDMVPDERPRERMVKLGEQYLKDSELIALVLTAGSRHNNERVTALDLANHILAKYSLSDLINVTVPELLEIHGVGVAKATRLKAALEISRRIAIKTEADQYAITSPESAANFLIPRLRYRAKEYFLAVLLDSKNKVIKCCEVHVGTVNASLVHPREVFREAIRHSAVSCILAHNHPSGDTTPSGEDLGITRRLVQVGEIIGINIIDHLIIGHNSFLSFKREGIL, via the coding sequence ATGGCATCAAAAGAAATAGCACAAAATATGCATTATACAATTAAAGACATGGTGCCTGATGAAAGACCACGAGAACGTATGGTTAAGTTAGGTGAACAGTATTTAAAAGACTCTGAGTTAATTGCCCTAGTACTAACTGCTGGGTCAAGACACAATAATGAGCGTGTAACTGCTTTAGATTTAGCTAATCATATATTAGCAAAATATAGTTTATCTGATCTTATAAATGTTACAGTGCCTGAACTTTTAGAAATACATGGTGTAGGTGTAGCTAAAGCTACTCGTTTAAAAGCAGCTTTAGAGATTTCTCGCCGAATTGCAATCAAAACAGAAGCAGACCAATATGCAATAACAAGTCCTGAATCAGCAGCAAATTTTTTGATACCACGTTTGAGGTACAGAGCTAAAGAGTACTTTTTAGCAGTTTTATTAGACTCAAAAAATAAGGTTATAAAATGTTGTGAGGTTCATGTTGGAACAGTAAATGCCTCGTTAGTACATCCTCGAGAGGTGTTTAGAGAGGCTATTCGTCATAGCGCTGTATCCTGTATTTTGGCACACAATCACCCTAGTGGAGATACCACTCCAAGCGGTGAAGATTTAGGTATTACAAGAAGATTAGTACAAGTTGGCGAAATAATAGGAATAAACATAATAGATCATTTAATAATTGGGCATAACTCCTTTTTAAGTTTTAAAAGGGAGGGCATACTATAG
- a CDS encoding Maf family protein, with protein sequence MKKIYLASASPRRLQLLKQIGIEPEVVVADFNENMGGKLTPKQIVIDNAVGKAKAASQNISTKNSLIIAADTIVVYQNRILGKPTCRKNAYETLKVLSGKQHSVLTGVCVIDKSTSQHLAAAVETLVEMREINHNEIEAYLNTDEPYDKAGAYGIQCLAGVFVKSITGSYSNVVGLPVETVGEMLKKFNFEVFSQWHQKK encoded by the coding sequence ATGAAAAAAATATATTTAGCTTCAGCGTCACCACGAAGATTACAACTATTAAAACAAATAGGTATCGAACCAGAGGTTGTGGTTGCAGATTTTAATGAAAATATGGGTGGTAAATTAACGCCGAAGCAAATTGTTATAGATAACGCTGTAGGTAAAGCAAAAGCAGCATCACAGAATATATCTACTAAGAATTCGCTTATTATTGCAGCTGATACAATTGTGGTTTATCAAAATAGAATATTAGGTAAACCTACTTGTAGAAAAAATGCTTATGAAACTTTAAAAGTGTTAAGTGGTAAACAGCATTCTGTTTTAACGGGGGTGTGTGTTATAGATAAAAGTACATCACAGCACCTAGCAGCTGCTGTTGAAACTTTAGTTGAAATGAGAGAGATAAATCACAATGAAATAGAGGCTTATTTAAATACTGATGAGCCATACGATAAAGCTGGTGCATATGGCATACAGTGTTTAGCGGGTGTTTTTGTTAAAAGTATAACTGGGTCATATAGTAATGTTGTTGGATTACCAGTTGAGACTGTTGGGGAGATGTTAAAAAAATTTAATTTCGAGGTATTTTCACAATGGCATCAAAAGAAATAG
- a CDS encoding alpha/beta hydrolase — protein sequence MNLRKYGTAPYKVAVVHGGPGGAGSMKPVALELSKYFGVLEPLQTAMSVEGQITELMQVLEENCKEPITLIGHSWGAMLIYMFAAKHKHLVKKIIMVSSGAVEEKYYPDLCQNREDRLTEAEREELSCLKKKFSNPTSNKNMNEIFARFGKLMGKLDTYDSVETEKNTSMISYEIFNKVWPQAHAMRKSGEMAKMGKQINCPVIAIHGDYDSHPIEGIRDSLKNIVKDFTFYELKKCGHTPWVERWAKEQFYKIILSCIN from the coding sequence ATGAACCTAAGAAAATATGGAACTGCTCCCTATAAAGTAGCTGTAGTTCATGGTGGGCCAGGTGGGGCAGGATCTATGAAGCCTGTTGCCTTAGAATTAAGCAAGTATTTTGGGGTATTAGAGCCTTTACAAACAGCTATGTCTGTAGAGGGTCAAATAACAGAATTAATGCAAGTACTAGAAGAAAACTGTAAAGAGCCTATTACTCTTATTGGCCACTCTTGGGGTGCAATGCTAATTTATATGTTTGCAGCTAAACATAAACATTTAGTAAAGAAAATTATTATGGTAAGTAGTGGAGCTGTTGAGGAAAAGTATTATCCAGATCTATGCCAAAATAGAGAAGATCGTTTAACAGAGGCGGAGCGAGAAGAGCTTAGTTGTTTAAAAAAGAAATTTAGTAATCCAACTAGTAATAAAAACATGAATGAAATCTTTGCTCGGTTTGGTAAACTAATGGGCAAACTCGATACTTATGATTCTGTAGAAACAGAAAAAAATACTAGCATGATCAGTTATGAAATATTTAATAAAGTTTGGCCACAGGCTCATGCTATGCGCAAAAGTGGAGAAATGGCAAAAATGGGCAAGCAAATAAATTGCCCTGTGATAGCTATTCATGGAGATTATGATTCACACCCAATAGAAGGAATACGTGATTCACTAAAAAATATAGTTAAAGATTTTACCTTTTATGAATTAAAAAAATGTGGTCATACACCTTGGGTTGAGAGATGGGCCAAAGAGCAATTCTATAAAATTATATTATCTTGTATAAATTAA
- a CDS encoding MerR family transcriptional regulator, whose amino-acid sequence MKIGDIAKRAGLTISALRYYEKQNLIRNVHRNKQGLRDYTEDDYKWIKFLVAMKNARLSLAEISQYADLYYSQNEDFKLRLAVTKKCRAKLIADFNELQQAIKFLDKKITFYEHKLQN is encoded by the coding sequence ATGAAAATTGGAGACATAGCAAAAAGAGCTGGGCTAACTATTTCTGCATTAAGATACTATGAAAAGCAAAATTTAATTAGAAACGTTCATAGAAATAAACAGGGTTTAAGGGATTATACTGAAGACGACTATAAGTGGATTAAGTTTTTAGTAGCTATGAAAAATGCCAGACTTTCATTAGCAGAAATTAGCCAATACGCTGATTTATATTACTCTCAAAATGAAGACTTTAAGTTACGCTTAGCTGTTACAAAAAAATGCCGTGCAAAACTAATAGCAGATTTTAATGAATTACAGCAGGCTATTAAGTTTTTAGATAAAAAAATAACTTTTTATGAACATAAATTACAGAACTAA
- the mreC gene encoding rod shape-determining protein MreC: MWEKWKKHITIIISISILLVLMVLTIGSNYHRGIASVADRAFYPIQVIFKSISNFGTKTMQNIKDFKNVQNQRDELLFEIAQLKKFQSENQELKRENKSLLEALNYKQKNTELTMAFSRVVMRDPSDWYKGVTVDIGSSSGITKGMTVVSIQDKQIGLVGIVEEVYKYTSKVHLLVDPAKNIAAAAHVSNKVLPTKIADKPNPSMVTDEEAVPDVPKEEPILWYQGVIEGSTKNPGMMEMIYLTHEAQIELGSTVVTTGLGGYYIPDIPVGVVKELKKDAYGLLQRAIIKPHIDLGRLQEVIIITNPKPQKVVGQ, translated from the coding sequence ATGTGGGAGAAGTGGAAAAAACATATAACAATTATTATTAGTATTTCTATACTTTTGGTGTTAATGGTGCTTACTATAGGCAGTAATTATCACAGAGGTATAGCTAGTGTTGCCGATAGAGCTTTTTATCCTATTCAAGTGATATTTAAAAGCATTAGTAACTTTGGAACTAAAACTATGCAAAATATTAAAGACTTTAAAAATGTTCAAAATCAGCGAGATGAATTGCTTTTTGAAATAGCACAGTTAAAGAAGTTTCAGAGCGAAAATCAAGAGCTTAAAAGGGAAAACAAAAGCCTGTTAGAGGCCTTAAATTATAAGCAAAAAAATACAGAGTTAACTATGGCCTTCTCTCGCGTAGTTATGCGTGATCCCTCAGATTGGTATAAAGGTGTAACCGTAGATATAGGAAGCTCCTCAGGCATAACTAAAGGTATGACTGTAGTTTCTATACAAGATAAACAAATTGGATTAGTAGGTATTGTAGAAGAGGTGTATAAGTACACCTCTAAAGTACATTTATTAGTTGACCCAGCTAAAAACATTGCGGCTGCCGCACATGTGTCCAATAAAGTTTTACCAACTAAAATAGCTGATAAGCCAAATCCTTCTATGGTAACAGATGAAGAAGCAGTGCCAGATGTACCAAAAGAAGAGCCCATATTGTGGTACCAAGGAGTAATTGAAGGTAGTACAAAAAACCCAGGTATGATGGAGATGATTTATCTTACTCACGAGGCTCAAATTGAGCTTGGCTCTACGGTAGTGACTACAGGCTTAGGAGGCTATTACATACCAGATATACCAGTAGGTGTGGTTAAAGAACTAAAAAAGGATGCCTACGGATTGCTTCAGAGGGCTATTATTAAACCCCATATAGATTTAGGCAGATTACAAGAAGTTATCATAATTACCAACCCTAAACCCCAAAAAGTAGTAGGACAATAG
- a CDS encoding TetR/AcrR family transcriptional regulator, with the protein MTIEKKRNAEVSIKKIIEAAQNLFAEKGFKATTLTEIGEHSGLSRTTPSYFFKNKELLYKSAVQALIADEQRFVETLNYDDEVSIPILKDLLFRHIFYTYKNPNLAKILVRESMSKNPHDWIYEYVPGTVSWSHQYLVKAQEVGIIRPDLDTFIVWLDAMAMAWLPIITQNTFFKSLNTDVFSDEFIEKQVKQMTTLLFESIISK; encoded by the coding sequence ATGACTATAGAGAAGAAGCGAAATGCAGAGGTTTCTATAAAAAAAATTATAGAAGCAGCCCAAAATTTATTTGCTGAAAAGGGGTTTAAGGCTACTACCTTAACCGAAATCGGCGAACATAGCGGTTTATCGCGTACAACACCATCTTATTTTTTTAAAAATAAAGAATTATTGTACAAAAGTGCAGTGCAAGCATTAATAGCAGATGAACAACGATTTGTTGAAACTTTGAATTACGATGATGAAGTTAGTATACCAATATTAAAAGATTTGTTATTTAGACACATTTTTTACACCTACAAAAATCCCAACTTAGCTAAAATACTTGTGCGCGAATCCATGTCTAAAAACCCTCATGATTGGATTTATGAATATGTTCCAGGTACAGTATCCTGGAGTCATCAATATTTAGTAAAAGCTCAGGAAGTTGGAATTATAAGGCCAGATTTAGATACCTTTATAGTGTGGCTTGATGCTATGGCCATGGCTTGGTTACCTATTATTACTCAAAATACCTTTTTTAAATCATTAAATACAGATGTTTTTAGTGACGAATTTATTGAAAAACAAGTTAAGCAAATGACTACCTTATTATTCGAGTCTATAATTAGTAAATAA
- a CDS encoding ribbon-helix-helix protein, CopG family, with amino-acid sequence MPKKVGRPPVENPKNIKLQIRVSQDTMNTLDECAEKLNSTRSDIVRKGIERIASELKVK; translated from the coding sequence ATGCCGAAAAAAGTTGGTCGTCCACCTGTTGAAAATCCTAAAAATATTAAGCTGCAAATAAGAGTAAGTCAAGATACTATGAATACACTTGATGAATGTGCTGAAAAGCTTAATAGCACTCGTTCTGATATTGTTCGTAAGGGAATAGAAAGAATTGCGAGTGAGTTAAAGGTGAAGTAA
- a CDS encoding alcohol dehydrogenase catalytic domain-containing protein, which translates to MKALYQEAVHKAVLKDVEKPVLKSEKDVLVKITSTTICGSDVHIIEGVIPTKPGFVLGHEYVGVIEEVGSEVKKFKIGDRVTGPPAPYCGECINCKRGNVAHCLNGGIHGSGEAMGGLDGTHAEYMSVPHADNCLLKLPANITDEQAIFVSDIAATGYSAAVHFGVKNTDNVVVFGCGPVGLSAIATTKLHNPKTIIAVEKSKNRLKKAFEMGATHGVVVGEDNVLAKIAEYTNNFGADLVIDAVGLEVTINQGLECLGINGNLYMVGIPAKPVAIDPKHFFKNITFAMGLGNLTIIETLLNKVIEGKLDLTPLITHTMKLTEIEKALDMFMNNPDEVVKIIIKP; encoded by the coding sequence ATGAAAGCACTATACCAAGAGGCAGTTCATAAAGCTGTACTTAAAGATGTTGAAAAGCCTGTTCTAAAAAGCGAAAAGGATGTATTAGTTAAAATTACCTCAACAACTATTTGCGGTAGTGATGTACATATAATTGAGGGTGTTATACCTACTAAACCAGGCTTTGTATTAGGCCATGAGTATGTTGGTGTTATAGAAGAAGTTGGTTCAGAGGTTAAAAAGTTTAAGATTGGTGATAGAGTTACTGGTCCCCCTGCCCCTTATTGTGGTGAGTGTATAAATTGTAAAAGAGGCAACGTTGCTCATTGTTTAAATGGCGGTATACATGGCAGTGGAGAGGCTATGGGTGGCCTCGATGGTACACATGCTGAATATATGAGTGTTCCACATGCAGACAACTGTTTGTTAAAGCTACCAGCTAATATTACTGACGAACAGGCTATTTTTGTATCAGATATTGCTGCAACAGGTTACTCAGCGGCCGTTCATTTTGGGGTAAAAAACACAGATAATGTTGTTGTTTTTGGTTGCGGACCAGTAGGTTTATCTGCAATAGCTACAACAAAGTTGCACAATCCTAAAACCATAATTGCTGTTGAAAAATCAAAAAATAGGTTAAAAAAAGCGTTTGAAATGGGCGCTACACATGGCGTTGTTGTTGGAGAAGACAATGTTTTGGCCAAAATAGCTGAATACACCAATAATTTTGGAGCTGATTTAGTAATTGATGCTGTAGGCCTAGAGGTTACAATAAACCAAGGGTTAGAGTGTTTAGGTATTAATGGTAATCTATATATGGTTGGTATACCAGCAAAGCCAGTAGCGATTGATCCTAAACACTTCTTTAAGAATATTACCTTTGCTATGGGTCTTGGTAACTTAACCATTATAGAAACATTATTAAATAAAGTTATTGAAGGTAAACTTGATTTAACGCCCCTTATTACTCATACAATGAAGCTTACAGAGATTGAAAAAGCCCTAGATATGTTTATGAATAATCCTGATGAGGTTGTTAAGATTATAATAAAACCTTAA
- a CDS encoding CPBP family intramembrane glutamic endopeptidase, which yields MNALSKKIHSNLSLLKVLLLVFLPTSILTLLYILAGYLNKTIPSLLMFCILAMCILMPIQLWIILRASKKEYGKYGLKSAFTNHQKLRWWIILLYGSLLFAFAGIMSAIIAPLENTLFSPISSQLTRVIPTYFHWSNIEYLKQYSNSIVLITCIVYFIFNGFIGPVIEEMFFRGYLTSKISRYGKYAPIIITVLFSLYHFWLPFNNIFRIVVFLPAAYLAWKKKNIYISIVFHSLSNIFSVISFIVAVYAA from the coding sequence ATGAATGCATTAAGTAAAAAAATACATAGTAATCTAAGCCTATTAAAGGTACTTCTTCTTGTTTTTTTACCAACATCAATCTTAACACTACTCTATATTTTAGCAGGTTATTTAAACAAAACGATACCATCACTTTTAATGTTTTGCATTTTAGCCATGTGTATACTAATGCCAATCCAGTTATGGATTATATTACGAGCAAGTAAAAAAGAATATGGAAAGTATGGCTTAAAAAGTGCCTTTACTAATCACCAAAAACTACGGTGGTGGATTATATTGTTATATGGGTCGTTACTATTTGCTTTTGCTGGTATTATGTCCGCAATAATAGCTCCCCTAGAAAACACATTATTTTCACCAATTTCAAGTCAACTTACGCGTGTTATTCCAACATACTTTCACTGGAGCAATATAGAATATTTAAAACAATACTCAAATAGTATAGTGCTTATAACCTGTATTGTATATTTTATTTTTAATGGTTTTATTGGACCAGTTATTGAAGAGATGTTTTTTAGAGGTTACCTCACATCAAAAATAAGCAGATACGGTAAGTATGCACCAATCATTATAACAGTACTATTTTCCTTGTACCATTTTTGGCTTCCGTTTAATAACATATTTAGAATTGTGGTGTTTTTGCCTGCGGCTTATTTAGCATGGAAAAAGAAAAACATTTATATTTCAATTGTTTTTCATAGCTTAAGTAATATATTTTCAGTAATTAGCTTTATTGTTGCAGTATATGCAGCTTAA
- a CDS encoding leucine-rich repeat domain-containing protein, producing MIKANKFKTLIILIVMFLVAGCNNSDNNLKKLADINDIIDSNMFYENDEYAFDKPSNTILYYNAEKTEILVPSVIDGVAVLKTGERSFFDRTFIKSVSFKEGITTIGRETFLGDSSLATVILPNSLVSIENYAFACCTSLKTIDIPKNVSNINLDAFIDCKNLQSIAVDSQNTYYTSIDGILFNDDITTLIKYPPAKKLKKYVIPKSVNKIEEDAFSQCTQLQEVVVPDTVTEIGRAAFSDATSITSISLPEGLQIIENSSFYNCISLVNINIPSTVTTIKDQAFEYCESLTSITLPKGLTKITRQLFSNCKSLKKIIIPNAVTEIGEDAFSYCSYLENIEIPDGLQKIERGSFINCEKLKSIYLPNSINYVGGAVFNGCSSLTSIVLPSNLTELYNYLFEDCINLTSVQLPKSLTTIGEYVFYKCSSLTNITIPNEVTHIKQSAFTGCKNLINIFIPKNVERIEDYVFKGCLMLESIDVDKNNKHYSSSDGVLLNKDATVLMKYPPNKADEIYNVGDHVKHLNSYSFNDCKNLKEIFIAANVSKIYDNVFENSKSLFKITVDNNNENYESDYGVLFTKNKADLIKYPEGKEDKSYNIPQQTKTILEYGFKNSLFIENIILADNIKVINKDTFENCRALKSMVFPQELQEIGEHAFMNCISLKELKLPESIKVINTGSFENCFGLVNVELKAVKKIGYDAFKSCVLLETIKIPASLTDILQQAFADCVNLKQAIFLGDAPNGITYNIFENCDADFTICYSHNTTGWDNEYIKYKTKLLKIQ from the coding sequence ATGATAAAAGCTAATAAATTTAAAACACTAATAATTTTAATTGTTATGTTTTTAGTGGCTGGCTGTAACAATAGTGATAACAACCTAAAAAAGCTAGCAGATATTAATGATATTATTGATAGTAATATGTTTTATGAGAATGATGAATATGCTTTTGATAAACCTAGTAATACAATTTTATACTATAATGCAGAAAAAACAGAAATTTTAGTACCTAGTGTTATAGATGGGGTAGCTGTTTTAAAAACAGGAGAGCGATCTTTTTTTGATAGAACTTTTATTAAAAGTGTCAGCTTTAAGGAAGGTATAACAACTATTGGTAGAGAAACTTTTTTAGGAGATTCATCACTAGCAACTGTAATTCTGCCTAATAGTTTAGTAAGTATAGAGAACTATGCATTTGCTTGTTGTACATCACTAAAAACAATTGATATACCTAAAAATGTGAGCAATATTAATCTTGATGCATTTATAGATTGTAAAAATCTTCAGTCAATAGCAGTTGACTCTCAAAATACTTATTATACTTCAATAGATGGCATTCTTTTTAATGATGATATAACCACACTAATAAAATATCCACCTGCTAAAAAATTAAAAAAGTATGTTATACCAAAAAGCGTTAATAAAATAGAGGAAGATGCTTTTTCACAATGTACTCAATTACAAGAGGTAGTTGTTCCAGATACTGTTACAGAAATAGGTAGAGCAGCATTTAGTGATGCAACATCAATCACCAGTATTTCTTTACCAGAGGGTTTGCAAATAATTGAAAATTCAAGTTTTTATAATTGTATTTCTCTAGTTAATATAAATATACCTAGTACAGTAACTACAATTAAAGACCAAGCTTTTGAGTATTGTGAGTCTTTAACAAGTATTACATTACCTAAGGGTTTAACTAAAATTACAAGACAGTTATTTAGTAATTGCAAATCATTAAAAAAAATAATAATACCAAATGCAGTTACTGAAATAGGTGAAGATGCTTTTAGTTACTGTAGCTATCTTGAGAACATAGAAATTCCAGATGGTTTACAGAAGATTGAGCGTGGAAGTTTTATAAATTGTGAAAAGTTAAAAAGCATTTACTTACCTAATAGTATTAACTATGTAGGAGGAGCAGTCTTTAATGGTTGTAGCTCACTTACTAGCATAGTTTTACCTAGTAACTTAACAGAACTTTATAATTATTTGTTCGAAGATTGTATAAACCTTACATCAGTACAGTTACCTAAAAGCTTAACAACTATTGGTGAGTATGTATTTTATAAATGTTCTTCTTTAACAAATATTACAATACCTAATGAAGTAACACATATTAAACAATCTGCTTTTACAGGTTGTAAAAATCTTATAAATATATTTATTCCTAAAAATGTTGAACGTATAGAAGATTATGTATTTAAAGGTTGTTTAATGCTCGAAAGCATAGATGTAGACAAAAATAATAAACACTATAGCTCAAGTGATGGGGTATTGCTAAATAAAGATGCAACAGTATTGATGAAATATCCACCAAATAAAGCAGATGAAATTTATAATGTAGGTGACCATGTAAAACACTTAAATTCTTACTCATTTAATGATTGTAAGAATTTAAAAGAGATATTTATAGCTGCAAATGTTAGCAAAATATACGATAATGTATTTGAAAACAGCAAAAGTTTATTTAAGATAACTGTTGATAACAATAATGAAAACTATGAATCAGATTATGGTGTTTTATTTACTAAGAATAAAGCTGATTTAATAAAGTATCCCGAGGGTAAAGAAGATAAAAGCTATAATATTCCTCAACAAACCAAAACAATTTTAGAATATGGTTTTAAGAATAGTTTATTTATTGAAAATATTATTTTAGCAGATAATATTAAAGTAATAAACAAAGATACTTTTGAGAACTGTAGAGCATTAAAGAGTATGGTATTTCCTCAAGAACTACAAGAAATTGGTGAGCATGCTTTTATGAATTGTATTAGTTTAAAAGAATTAAAGCTACCAGAATCAATAAAAGTAATTAATACAGGCTCTTTTGAAAACTGTTTTGGCTTAGTAAATGTTGAGTTAAAAGCAGTTAAGAAAATAGGTTATGATGCATTTAAATCATGTGTTTTGTTAGAGACCATAAAAATACCAGCTAGCTTAACTGATATTTTACAACAAGCATTTGCTGACTGTGTTAACTTAAAGCAGGCAATATTTTTAGGAGACGCACCAAACGGAATAACATATAACATTTTTGAAAACTGTGATGCAGATTTTACAATATGCTATTCACACAATACAACAGGCTGGGATAATGAATATATAAAATATAAAACTAAACTGTTAAAAATACAGTAA
- the mreD gene encoding rod shape-determining protein MreD, whose protein sequence is MKQRYYVLIGFFIAVVQTYLGQLFEINGVVPDLVLVYIVCLALQQGNKPALITGLVVGLMYDILFADYIGLYSIFYVTVGYVIGYFRHNFFYSNVQIALVFTIVSTTLKYLFIKIFQIFISVNFNMINIKVIFFTILYNVLICILIHFVLTKVKMWSEDERK, encoded by the coding sequence ATGAAGCAAAGATATTATGTATTAATAGGCTTTTTTATTGCCGTAGTTCAAACCTATTTGGGTCAGCTTTTTGAAATTAATGGAGTTGTCCCAGACTTAGTTTTAGTTTACATAGTATGTTTAGCACTACAACAAGGAAATAAGCCGGCCTTAATAACAGGTTTAGTTGTAGGATTAATGTACGACATACTTTTTGCCGATTACATTGGTTTATATAGTATATTTTATGTAACTGTAGGTTATGTAATTGGTTATTTTAGACATAATTTTTTTTATTCAAACGTGCAAATAGCACTAGTATTTACAATTGTATCAACTACACTTAAATATTTATTTATAAAAATTTTTCAAATATTTATAAGTGTTAATTTTAATATGATAAATATAAAAGTTATATTTTTTACAATTTTATATAATGTTTTAATTTGTATTCTTATTCATTTTGTTTTAACTAAAGTAAAGATGTGGTCAGAAGATGAAAGAAAATAA